One window of Phoenix dactylifera cultivar Barhee BC4 chromosome 5, palm_55x_up_171113_PBpolish2nd_filt_p, whole genome shotgun sequence genomic DNA carries:
- the LOC103703965 gene encoding 60S ribosomal protein L12-3-like — protein sequence MPPKFDPSQVVDVYVRVTGGEVGAASSLAPKIGPIGLSPKKVGEDIAKETAKEWKGLRVTVKLTVENRQAKVSVVPSAAALVIKALKEPERDRKKTKNIKHNGNISLDDVIEIACMMRPRSMAKDLVGTVKEILGTCVFVGCTVDGKDPKDMQQEISDGDVEIPSE from the coding sequence ATGCCGCCCAAGTTTGATCCCTCCCAGGTCGTCGACGTTTACGTCCGCGTGACTGGCGGTGAGGTCGGGGCGGCGAGCTCCCTGGCCCCCAAGATCGGTCCCATTGGTCTCTCCCCCAAGAAGGTCGGAGAGGACATCGCCAAGGAGACGGCCAAGGAGTGGAAGGGCCTCCGCGTCACCGTCAAGCTCACCGTCGAGAACCGCCAGGCCAAGGTGTCGGTGGTGCCCTCGGCCGCCGCCCTGGTGATCAAGGCCCTCAAGGAGCCGGAGCGCGACCGCAAGAAGACCAAGAACATCAAGCACAACGGCAACATCTCCCTCGACGACGTCATCGAGATCGCCTGCATGATGCGCCCGAGATCCATGGCCAAGGATCTCGTCGGTACTGTCAAGGAGATACTTGGCACCTGCGTCTTCGTCGGCTGCACCGTCGATGGCAAGGACCCCAAGGATATGCAGCAGGAGATCTCCGACGGTGACGTCGAGATCCCCTCCGAGTGA